A single Streptomyces mirabilis DNA region contains:
- a CDS encoding ATP-binding protein has product MQGDTRAQEPVTVRTFTQLFSCTPRGARLARRLVANRMDVWGFAYDSEASEDVSLVVAELAANAVRHGSVRGRSFRVRLVLRDGVVRVEVADGRTERLPVLREPDGEGGRGLVLVAALAERWGVEPRIGTAHKVVWAELRVSLGG; this is encoded by the coding sequence ATGCAAGGAGACACCCGGGCCCAAGAACCAGTCACCGTACGTACGTTCACGCAACTCTTCAGCTGCACGCCGCGAGGCGCCCGGCTCGCGCGACGGCTGGTCGCGAACCGGATGGACGTGTGGGGGTTCGCGTACGACAGTGAGGCCAGCGAAGACGTGAGCCTGGTCGTGGCCGAGCTGGCCGCGAACGCCGTACGGCACGGGAGCGTGCGCGGGCGCAGCTTCCGGGTACGGCTGGTGCTGCGCGACGGCGTCGTCCGCGTGGAGGTGGCCGACGGGCGGACCGAGCGGCTGCCGGTGCTGCGGGAGCCGGACGGCGAAGGCGGGCGCGGACTGGTGCTCGTCGCGGCGCTGGCCGAGCGGTGGGGTGTGGAGCCCCGGATCGGGACGGCCCACAAGGTCGTGTGGGCGGAGCTACGGGTGAGCCTGGGTGGGTAG
- a CDS encoding helix-turn-helix domain-containing protein yields the protein MTNSTTNEPEPSDGLKTFGLVHKACRKRAGLTQEEFAPLVGYQPSTVASIEQGRRLPPRAYVERAEEVLDAFGVLRAAAKYATRQPGLASWFREWAELEEQAISLYTFENRLVPGLLQTEGYARTLFNERVPVLTDTQIEAQIAARADRQRLLAERPNTAFGFIVEEYVVQRGTGGSEATRELIEHVLAVTELRNVEVQLMPLTRHVHAGLNGPMQLLETPENEWLGYCEGQESGQLIANQKTISVLHMRYAKLRSQALAPDDSRSLLERMRGAL from the coding sequence ATGACCAACAGCACCACGAACGAGCCCGAACCGTCGGACGGTCTGAAGACGTTCGGCCTGGTCCACAAGGCCTGCCGCAAGCGGGCGGGGCTGACGCAGGAGGAGTTCGCTCCCCTGGTGGGGTACCAGCCGTCCACGGTGGCGTCGATCGAACAGGGGAGGCGGTTGCCGCCACGGGCGTATGTGGAGCGGGCGGAGGAGGTGTTGGATGCGTTCGGTGTACTGAGGGCGGCGGCGAAGTACGCGACTCGGCAGCCGGGGTTGGCGTCCTGGTTCCGCGAGTGGGCGGAACTGGAGGAGCAGGCGATCAGTCTCTATACGTTCGAGAACCGGCTGGTGCCGGGGCTGCTCCAGACGGAAGGGTACGCACGCACTCTCTTCAACGAACGAGTACCCGTCCTGACGGACACTCAGATCGAGGCTCAGATCGCCGCTCGCGCGGACCGCCAGCGACTGCTCGCGGAGCGGCCCAACACGGCGTTCGGCTTCATCGTCGAGGAGTACGTCGTCCAGCGGGGAACCGGCGGTTCCGAAGCAACGCGCGAACTGATCGAGCACGTCTTGGCAGTCACAGAACTGCGCAACGTGGAGGTGCAGTTAATGCCGCTGACGCGCCACGTCCACGCCGGTCTCAACGGCCCTATGCAACTGCTGGAGACTCCGGAGAACGAGTGGCTCGGCTACTGCGAGGGACAGGAAAGCGGCCAGCTCATCGCCAATCAGAAAACGATCAGTGTGCTCCACATGCGCTATGCGAAACTGCGTTCACAGGCTCTCGCCCCGGACGATTCCCGGAGCCTGCTGGAGCGGATGCGAGGAGCGCTATGA
- a CDS encoding DUF397 domain-containing protein, with amino-acid sequence MSITELTWFKSSYSGDSSGDCVEVATCPTTIHIRDSKHTPGPQLALSPTTWTEFVEFAAGEGVDRSR; translated from the coding sequence ATGAGCATCACGGAACTGACCTGGTTCAAGAGCAGCTACAGCGGCGACAGCTCTGGCGACTGCGTCGAAGTCGCCACCTGCCCCACCACCATCCACATCCGCGACTCCAAGCACACCCCCGGCCCTCAACTCGCTCTCTCCCCCACCACCTGGACCGAGTTCGTGGAGTTCGCCGCAGGCGAGGGCGTGGACCGGTCCCGCTGA
- a CDS encoding MFS transporter has protein sequence MTGSLDLCTARRRYVMACVLFWLPAGMSTAPLILLFTERGMTMAAIAGFFAAHSLTAAALELPTGGLSDVLGRRAVLAAAGLLNLTALTLQALGTTAWVLTLGMVLMGTARALSSGPAEAWYVDTVHAHAGPDAELRTGLARGGFATSAALATGTLIGGALPWLLGLGPDLGARLSEATSGLVLPLSVPLLLGAAVEVVFVLYVLAALRELPRAKATLRGVLQGIPATVVGGLRLGARDVLVRRVFLSAGAVGCALAALELLTPGRAAALTGASESGAVLYAVIACLGFVSSGVGSHLAPLTARLSGSGERAVMVSLGAGASGLLLLGATAVSTAPFATVLAAGGYALVYLGIGAGAPSENELLHRRVPSAGRATALSVQSLALQLVAALSGLVVGVLPSGPLPWLLGGTALAAGAALWIQRDRSTPSPAANSTNSVQVVGERAS, from the coding sequence ATGACCGGGTCGCTGGACTTATGTACCGCCCGCCGCCGCTACGTCATGGCCTGCGTTCTCTTCTGGCTGCCCGCAGGGATGTCCACCGCTCCCCTCATCCTGCTCTTCACCGAGCGGGGCATGACCATGGCCGCGATCGCGGGCTTCTTCGCCGCCCACTCCCTCACCGCCGCCGCGCTGGAACTGCCCACCGGAGGACTCTCCGACGTACTCGGCCGCCGCGCCGTCCTCGCCGCCGCAGGCCTGCTGAACCTGACCGCCCTGACCCTCCAGGCCCTGGGCACCACCGCCTGGGTCCTCACTCTCGGCATGGTCCTGATGGGCACGGCCCGCGCCCTGTCCAGCGGCCCCGCCGAGGCCTGGTACGTCGACACGGTCCACGCCCACGCCGGTCCCGACGCCGAACTCCGTACGGGACTCGCCCGCGGCGGCTTCGCGACCTCCGCCGCGCTCGCCACGGGCACGCTCATCGGCGGCGCCCTGCCCTGGCTCCTCGGACTCGGCCCCGACCTCGGGGCGCGTCTCTCCGAGGCGACCTCCGGACTCGTGCTGCCCCTCTCCGTCCCGCTGCTCCTCGGCGCGGCGGTGGAGGTCGTCTTCGTGCTGTACGTCCTGGCCGCCCTGCGCGAGCTGCCCCGCGCGAAGGCCACCCTCCGCGGCGTCCTTCAGGGCATCCCGGCCACCGTCGTGGGCGGACTGCGGCTGGGCGCACGGGACGTCCTCGTCCGGCGCGTGTTCCTCAGCGCCGGGGCCGTGGGCTGCGCCCTGGCCGCGCTCGAACTCCTCACCCCCGGCCGCGCTGCCGCCCTCACCGGCGCCTCGGAGTCCGGCGCCGTCCTCTACGCCGTCATCGCCTGCCTCGGTTTCGTCAGTTCCGGCGTCGGCAGCCACCTCGCTCCGCTCACGGCCCGGCTCTCGGGCAGTGGCGAGCGCGCGGTCATGGTGAGCCTCGGCGCCGGGGCGAGCGGGCTGCTTCTGCTCGGCGCCACGGCGGTGTCCACGGCACCGTTCGCCACGGTCCTCGCCGCCGGGGGTTACGCGCTCGTCTACCTCGGCATCGGCGCGGGGGCGCCCAGCGAGAACGAGCTCCTGCACCGCCGTGTCCCCAGCGCCGGGCGCGCCACCGCGTTGTCCGTCCAGTCCCTGGCCCTGCAACTCGTGGCGGCGCTCAGTGGTCTGGTCGTCGGGGTGCTTCCGTCGGGTCCGCTGCCGTGGCTACTTGGGGGCACGGCGCTGGCGGCGGGCGCCGCGCTGTGGATTCAGCGGGACCGGTCCACGCCCTCGCCTGCGGCGAACTCCACGAACTCGGTCCAGGTGGTGGGGGAGAGAGCGAGTTGA
- a CDS encoding ArsR/SmtB family transcription factor → MVSDEHKRVLDPERDAGALKALTHPLRIRLLGMLRQDGPATASELAVRTGESSASTSYHLRVLAKYAFVAEAAHRDGRERRWQAVHSVTSWSNKAMEASPASRDFLSLSRRRQIEHLEASLVRYEEDVAEGRLGPEWPEVAGITDLMPRLTPESLAELSEAIDRKLEELAARDAEDPRAERVVFVAAGLPVAPREPGTAEPVAEGSGTEDGAGS, encoded by the coding sequence ATGGTCAGCGACGAGCACAAACGCGTACTCGATCCCGAGCGGGACGCCGGGGCCCTGAAGGCCCTCACGCACCCTCTGCGTATCCGGCTGCTCGGGATGTTGCGGCAGGACGGCCCGGCCACCGCGAGTGAACTCGCGGTCAGGACCGGGGAGTCGTCCGCCTCCACCAGCTACCACCTGCGGGTTCTGGCGAAGTACGCGTTCGTCGCCGAGGCCGCGCACCGGGACGGGCGGGAGCGCCGCTGGCAGGCGGTGCACTCCGTGACCTCCTGGAGCAACAAGGCCATGGAGGCCTCGCCGGCCAGCCGCGACTTCCTGAGCCTCTCGCGCAGGCGTCAGATCGAGCACCTGGAGGCTTCGCTCGTACGGTACGAGGAGGACGTCGCCGAGGGGCGGTTGGGCCCGGAGTGGCCGGAGGTGGCCGGGATCACCGACCTGATGCCCCGTCTGACCCCCGAGTCGCTCGCCGAACTCTCGGAGGCGATCGACCGGAAGCTGGAGGAACTGGCCGCGCGCGACGCGGAGGATCCGCGGGCCGAGCGGGTCGTGTTCGTCGCCGCGGGGCTGCCGGTGGCGCCGCGCGAGCCGGGAACGGCGGAGCCGGTCGCAGAGGGGTCGGGAACAGAGGACGGGGCGGGTTCATGA